From the Bacilli bacterium genome, the window ATATAACAAATGATCGACATGGAAAGGAACCAAAATCATGAGAATTAGCCGGGGGACCTGGTTACTGCTTGTATTCGGCATCATCACAGCGTTCAGCGTCGGCTTTTGGTCTTTAATCAACCCGGAACCTACAGTCTACGATGATGAACAGCATCATCTGCATCAGGAAACCATTATCAAATTCAATTTGACTGACGCCGAAAATTCTCCGCGCGGACTTGCGGCAAAATATTTTGCCGATTTGGTGGAGACTTATACGAACGGCCAGATAAGGGTGGATTTGTTTCCCAACGCCGTTCTCTACGATGAACCCTCGGAAATCGAAGCGCTTCAGAACGGCAACGTGCAAATGATCGCGCCAAGCTTTTCCTATCTTGCGGAAATATCGCCGAAATGGGCCGTGATGGATCTGCCGTTTGCATTCCCCAATGACGAAGCGGTGCAAGCCGCTTTGCACGGCGAAATCGGCAAACGGTTATTGCAAGAGCTCGATAAAAACGAAATGGTCGGAATGGATTTCTGGCGAGGCGGCTTTAAGCAAATCATCAGCAGCAAAGGCCCTTTGCTGCATCCGTCCGATTTCCACGGCCTTGTCTTCGCCGCGCCGCCAAGCCGGGTGATTGAAAGCCAGTTTGACGAATTAAACGCCAAATCGGTGATTATCCCGTTTAGCCAAGTATACCACAGTTCGGAGACCGGTCAGATCAACGGCGAAGAAGCGACCATTGCCAATATTTACAGGGCAAATCTTTATCAAATCCAGAAATATATTACACTTAGCGGCCACGGGTATTTGGGCTATTGTGTTATCATGAACAAGAAATTTTGGAACAATCTTCCCGCCGCGAGACAAGCGGAAATTAAACGGGCGATGGATGAGGCGACCGCATGGGCAAACCGGTATGAAATTCAATTTAATTCGGAAAAGCTGGAAGAATTGCAAAAAGTGTCCAGTCTGCACATTACGCAGCTTTCGCCCTCCCAACATAACGAGTGGGTCGCCGCCACTTTGCCCGTATATGAGAAATCAATTCCCGTCATCGGCAAAGAATTAATCCAGGACATAAAAGAAATCCGGCAAAAATACGAACAATTCACTTTGGACCCAAACCTGTAACACCGCATAGAACTTCGCCCGAAGGCATACCCTATTTCAAGCGTGGGTGGAAAACATGCGGGCGGAGGTGATGAACAGATGGCGAGAATAGCTGTGGAACAGTCGCTTGGCGAGATAACGCAGGCGCTGGTCAATCAGGGGCATGAGGTTGTCGCTTTAAACGCCGGCAATGCGAGCAATTG encodes:
- a CDS encoding DctP family TRAP transporter solute-binding subunit, with the translated sequence MRISRGTWLLLVFGIITAFSVGFWSLINPEPTVYDDEQHHLHQETIIKFNLTDAENSPRGLAAKYFADLVETYTNGQIRVDLFPNAVLYDEPSEIEALQNGNVQMIAPSFSYLAEISPKWAVMDLPFAFPNDEAVQAALHGEIGKRLLQELDKNEMVGMDFWRGGFKQIISSKGPLLHPSDFHGLVFAAPPSRVIESQFDELNAKSVIIPFSQVYHSSETGQINGEEATIANIYRANLYQIQKYITLSGHGYLGYCVIMNKKFWNNLPAARQAEIKRAMDEATAWANRYEIQFNSEKLEELQKVSSLHITQLSPSQHNEWVAATLPVYEKSIPVIGKELIQDIKEIRQKYEQFTLDPNL